The Streptococcus iniae genome contains the following window.
GAGGAGAACAAGTGACAGACTTTGGTCTAAAAATCAAAGCCCTAAGAGAAGAACAAAATAAAACGAGAGAAGAAATATGTGGAGATGAATCGGAGTTATCGGTTAGACAGTTGGCACGTATTGAACAGGGTCAATCGATTCCTAGTTTAGCAAAAGCGGTTTATATTTCAAATGAGCTTGGGGTCAGCTTATCAAGTATTACAGAAGATGGTGAATTTGATTTGCCTAAACGGTATAAGGAATTGAAGCATCTTATCCTTAGAACACCAACTTATAAAGATAAAGAAAAAGTTAGAATTCGTGAAAAACAATTTGATGAAATTTTTATCAATTATTATGATAATTTGCCTGAAGAAGAGAAGTTAGTTGTTGATGGATTGCAAGCATCATTAGATGTTGCATTAAGTAAAAATATTAATTTTGGTTCAGATATTTTGAATGATTATTTTGAGCAAATAAAAGTAAAGAGTTGCTTTACGCGAAATGACTTAATCATTATTGATTTATATTTAATCTGTGTCAGGACTTCTAAGTTTAGTGATGCTATTTATGATGCAGCTGTTTATAAAAGTCTATTGAAGAAAACGATTGCGCAAATTGATTGTGCCGAAATTGATGATTTCTATGTTTTAAATCAAGTTTTGATTACTTTTTATACGATATCTATTCAACTTGATAGGCCAAAGGAACTGGAGTTAATTATTTCAAATTGTAATAGGATTA
Protein-coding sequences here:
- a CDS encoding helix-turn-helix domain-containing protein yields the protein MTDFGLKIKALREEQNKTREEICGDESELSVRQLARIEQGQSIPSLAKAVYISNELGVSLSSITEDGEFDLPKRYKELKHLILRTPTYKDKEKVRIREKQFDEIFINYYDNLPEEEKLVVDGLQASLDVALSKNINFGSDILNDYFEQIKVKSCFTRNDLIIIDLYLICVRTSKFSDAIYDAAVYKSLLKKTIAQIDCAEIDDFYVLNQVLITFYTISIQLDRPKELELIISNCNRIMSVVNDFYRMPILYVMEWKYSIKYLDDLKKATSFYHKAKLFAQMTGDSDLANKIEKEWAMDCQ